Proteins from a genomic interval of Paenibacillus sp. RC334:
- a CDS encoding ABC transporter ATP-binding protein has product MEKEHNLQQDEQQNRMKEKPDKKPDKAGMGRFVKLIASAHPPKAILMIALILTLIQTTAGLIVPLMTKGLIDGLTFSSLNRMVIFGLLGAFVLQAVASAVSIYMLNYAGHKIVANLRKRLWHKILSLPIPYFDRNRSGDTMSRVTNDTSLIMNLITEYLVNLISNVIAIIGGIALLFYLDWVMTLIIMAIVPLTALILFPVGRKMYRISKKQQDEMADLTSVLSQVIGEIRLVKAYGTESREAQAGEDRIYRMFRFGLQESRILALVGPISTFLLTAVLVIILGVGGVRVASGVLTAGDLVAFILLLFQVITPMAQFTTLYSRLQKVVGATERIQTILDHEEEPLELKQEATKESRDIVLRDIAFSYTEGEEVLHHASLVIPANRTTAFVGPSGSGKSTLFSLLERFYIPDTGEIRYGDEPISLYTLSSWRSKIGYVSQESSMMTGTVRDNITYGLGREADLEEVRQAATMAYADAFIMDLPQGYETEVGERGMKLSGGQRQRIAIARALLRSPDILMLDEATSSLDSSSEHEVQKALANLMEGRTTIVIAHRLSTVVHSDQIIVLDKGKVTGAGTHAELIESHEVYRELAQKQFVEV; this is encoded by the coding sequence ATGGAAAAGGAGCACAATCTACAGCAAGATGAACAGCAGAACCGAATGAAGGAAAAGCCGGATAAAAAACCCGATAAGGCTGGCATGGGCCGATTTGTCAAATTGATTGCAAGCGCACATCCTCCCAAGGCCATTCTCATGATCGCCCTGATTCTGACTCTGATTCAGACGACTGCCGGTTTAATTGTACCGCTGATGACCAAGGGACTGATCGATGGTTTGACCTTTTCTTCATTGAACAGAATGGTCATTTTTGGCCTGCTAGGGGCCTTTGTGCTTCAGGCTGTGGCTTCAGCGGTTTCCATTTATATGTTGAACTATGCCGGACATAAAATTGTAGCTAATTTACGTAAACGCTTATGGCATAAAATTTTGTCTCTTCCCATTCCGTATTTTGACCGGAATCGTTCCGGGGATACGATGAGTCGTGTCACCAATGATACAAGTCTGATTATGAACCTGATTACGGAGTATCTTGTGAATCTGATTTCTAACGTAATTGCCATTATTGGCGGTATTGCCTTGCTTTTTTATCTGGATTGGGTCATGACACTCATTATTATGGCTATCGTTCCATTAACAGCGCTGATTTTATTTCCCGTGGGCAGGAAAATGTACCGTATCTCCAAAAAGCAGCAGGATGAGATGGCTGATCTGACCTCGGTGCTGAGTCAGGTTATCGGAGAAATCAGGCTGGTAAAGGCGTACGGAACCGAAAGCAGAGAGGCACAGGCTGGGGAGGATCGGATTTACCGGATGTTCCGCTTTGGTTTGCAAGAGTCCCGTATTTTGGCCCTTGTAGGTCCAATTTCTACCTTCTTGCTGACCGCTGTACTGGTTATTATTTTGGGTGTAGGTGGTGTTCGCGTCGCATCGGGTGTGCTGACCGCAGGGGATTTGGTAGCTTTTATTTTGCTACTGTTTCAGGTGATTACACCGATGGCCCAGTTCACGACCTTGTATTCACGTCTGCAAAAGGTGGTGGGAGCCACGGAACGAATTCAGACGATTTTGGATCATGAAGAGGAACCGCTGGAATTGAAGCAGGAAGCGACAAAAGAGAGCAGGGATATCGTGCTGCGTGATATTGCCTTTTCCTATACCGAAGGTGAAGAGGTTCTTCATCATGCCAGCTTGGTCATTCCGGCTAACCGGACAACTGCATTTGTCGGACCGAGCGGGAGCGGCAAGTCCACTCTGTTTTCGTTGCTAGAGCGTTTTTATATACCAGATACAGGAGAGATTCGTTATGGAGACGAACCGATATCATTGTATACATTATCCTCCTGGCGCTCCAAAATCGGCTATGTGTCCCAGGAAAGCTCGATGATGACCGGAACGGTCAGAGATAACATCACGTATGGCTTGGGACGGGAAGCTGATCTGGAGGAAGTGAGACAAGCAGCCACGATGGCGTATGCGGATGCATTTATTATGGATTTACCGCAAGGATATGAGACTGAGGTGGGTGAGCGGGGGATGAAGCTCTCCGGTGGGCAACGTCAACGGATTGCCATTGCTCGTGCGCTTCTGCGTAGCCCGGATATTCTTATGCTGGACGAGGCTACATCCAGTCTGGACAGCTCTTCCGAACATGAGGTGCAGAAAGCGCTGGCAAATCTGATGGAAGGCCGTACGACCATTGTTATCGCTCACCGTTTGTCTACTGTGGTTCATTCCGATCAGATTATCGTGTTAGACAAGGGGAAGGTGACCGGTGCAGGAACCCATGCGGAGCTGATTGAGTCCCATGAAGTGTACCGAGAGCTGGCTCAGAAGCAGTTTGTGGAAGTGTGA
- a CDS encoding NCS2 family permease, whose product MKGGLLSRSLGFKPEHHWKKEVAAGAISYFSVVYIVMVNATILADAGIPLQGAMLGTLLTSIIGCLLMAFGGKSPMVVVPGMGINAFFTYTLVHSMKLSWQEALMVVTITGILFAVVAFTSLYKLISQAIPHNLQHGITVGIGLFLTFIGLQKSGIVIAHQTTFVAIGHFNDPKVITACVTLLLAIVLFVRNVQGGLLISILAGTGLAYVLGAVEPTSGVRTSETVRQYGQLFGELSFSGIVSVAFWIAVFLLLLIVLFENIGMIAAQTNMIGRPDTFKNSLRVLAVTNIFAGILGSSPAVAAAESTAGIAAGGRSGATPLVTAILFGATFFFIPLLAYIPDSAIAPVLIIIGGLMVQNVREMDFSDFTEAFPAFLIMVMMPFTYSIVDGMAFGFIAYPVAKLAAGRGKEVPVALYIISVLFVANFVLHSLV is encoded by the coding sequence ATGAAGGGTGGACTATTGTCCAGAAGTCTCGGTTTCAAACCCGAGCATCATTGGAAAAAGGAAGTGGCTGCTGGTGCCATTTCCTATTTTTCCGTTGTATATATTGTAATGGTCAATGCGACCATTTTGGCAGATGCCGGGATTCCATTACAAGGGGCAATGCTGGGTACACTGCTCACGTCGATTATCGGCTGCCTGCTTATGGCCTTTGGCGGAAAGTCCCCAATGGTTGTGGTACCAGGGATGGGGATTAATGCCTTTTTCACTTATACGCTCGTACACTCTATGAAGCTGAGCTGGCAGGAAGCATTGATGGTGGTCACCATTACAGGCATTTTATTCGCCGTTGTTGCATTTACGTCCTTGTACAAGCTGATTAGCCAGGCGATTCCCCATAATTTGCAGCACGGAATTACGGTAGGAATTGGTTTGTTTTTGACCTTTATCGGATTGCAAAAAAGTGGCATCGTGATTGCTCACCAAACGACTTTTGTCGCTATCGGCCATTTTAATGATCCAAAGGTAATCACGGCTTGTGTAACATTGCTGCTCGCTATTGTGCTGTTTGTGCGCAACGTGCAGGGAGGACTGCTGATTAGTATTTTGGCAGGAACAGGGCTTGCTTACGTGCTGGGAGCTGTAGAACCGACAAGCGGGGTGCGAACCTCTGAAACAGTGCGGCAGTATGGGCAATTGTTTGGTGAGCTATCCTTTTCAGGCATCGTTTCGGTAGCCTTCTGGATCGCTGTTTTTCTGCTACTGCTGATTGTTCTGTTCGAAAACATTGGGATGATTGCAGCGCAGACCAACATGATCGGAAGACCGGACACGTTCAAGAACAGCCTGCGAGTGTTAGCGGTAACCAATATTTTTGCCGGTATTTTAGGGAGCAGTCCGGCAGTAGCGGCTGCGGAATCGACGGCTGGTATTGCAGCAGGAGGTCGCTCAGGGGCGACGCCGCTGGTAACTGCCATTTTATTCGGGGCAACCTTCTTTTTTATTCCGTTGCTAGCTTACATTCCGGATAGTGCCATTGCACCCGTGCTCATCATCATTGGCGGTCTGATGGTGCAAAATGTGCGTGAAATGGATTTTAGTGATTTTACCGAGGCGTTTCCTGCATTTCTGATCATGGTGATGATGCCTTTTACTTATAGCATTGTAGACGGGATGGCATTTGGTTTTATTGCATATCCCGTAGCCAAACTTGCAGCAGGGCGCGGCAAGGAAGTGCCTGTCGCATTGTATATCATTTCCGTGCTATTTGTGGCTAACTTTGTGCTTCATTCTCTGGTGTAG
- a CDS encoding tRNA threonylcarbamoyladenosine dehydratase — protein MLHQFSRTELAIGTEGLEVMKNSTVAVLGIGGVGSIAVEALARTGVGRIILIDKDVVDITNINRQIHALTTTVGQKKADLMVERVKLINPECEAIALNMFYTEETYEELFKYDLDYVLDASDTIIYKIHLIKECLKRGIPMISSMGAANKMDPSRFQVADISQTKMDPIARVIRTKLRKEGITKGVKVVFSDEEPMKPREEITKKIVPANAPEIRKAKQPPASNAFVPPVAGLIMVSVAVKDLLNNAGV, from the coding sequence ATGCTGCATCAATTTTCAAGAACAGAGCTGGCCATCGGGACTGAGGGGCTAGAGGTTATGAAAAATAGCACGGTAGCCGTGCTAGGTATCGGTGGTGTCGGCTCCATTGCAGTGGAAGCGCTGGCGCGTACGGGTGTTGGACGCATCATTTTGATTGATAAGGATGTCGTGGATATTACTAATATTAACCGCCAAATTCATGCCCTGACGACAACGGTAGGCCAAAAAAAGGCTGATCTGATGGTAGAGCGCGTGAAGCTGATTAATCCTGAATGTGAAGCGATTGCACTGAACATGTTTTATACGGAAGAAACGTATGAGGAGCTGTTCAAGTACGATCTGGATTATGTGCTGGATGCCTCGGATACGATTATTTACAAAATTCATTTGATCAAGGAATGTCTGAAGCGGGGCATTCCGATGATCTCCAGTATGGGCGCGGCCAATAAAATGGACCCAAGCCGTTTTCAGGTGGCGGATATCTCCCAAACGAAAATGGACCCAATTGCCCGTGTAATCCGCACCAAGCTGCGTAAGGAAGGCATTACAAAAGGTGTCAAGGTCGTATTTTCGGATGAGGAACCGATGAAGCCGCGTGAAGAGATTACGAAAAAAATCGTACCTGCGAACGCACCCGAAATCCGGAAGGCGAAGCAGCCGCCTGCGAGTAATGCTTTTGTACCTCCCGTGGCAGGATTGATCATGGTCAGTGTGGCTGTCAAGGATTTGTTAAACAACGCTGGCGTGTAA
- the aspS gene encoding aspartate--tRNA ligase codes for MKRSHQCGALTHAHIGETVTLNGWVQTRRDLGGVLFIDLRDRSGIVQIVFNPAYSGDALQIADRVRSEYVLEVTGTVVKRDAETINANLPTGEIEVRITEIEVLNAAKTPPFFIEDGVEVDESLRLKYRYLDLRRPEMHQTLRLRSKAAKVFRDFLDGEDFIEVETPILTKSSPEGARDYLVPSRVHEGEFFALPQSPQIYKQLLMVGGVERYYQIARCFRDEDLRADRQPEFTQVDIETSFMQQDDLLPMMEKLMVKLFKETIGVELETPFQRITHADAIDKYGSDKPDLRFGLELINVNDIVASSGVKVFASVIEKGGEVKVLNAKGCGTWSRKDIDDLGPYAARYGAKGLAWIQVKEGEFKGPIVKFFTPEEIEALRERTGAEEGDLLLFSADNKKVVADVLGALRLKIGRQLGLIDDNVYKFAWVVDFPLLGYDEEQKRYVAEHHPFTRPKDEDLALLDTDPGQVRAQAYDIVLNGYEVGGGSMRIHKRDVQEKMFNALRLSPEEVKDKFGYLLNAFEYGAPPHGGIAFGFDRLVMLLAGRTNLRETIAFPKTASATDLLMDAPSEVDQAQLEQLHIRLAPKPVAPKA; via the coding sequence ATGAAAAGGAGTCATCAATGCGGCGCATTAACCCATGCGCACATCGGAGAAACAGTTACATTGAACGGCTGGGTACAAACCCGTCGTGACCTGGGAGGCGTACTTTTTATCGACCTGCGTGACCGCAGCGGGATTGTACAAATCGTGTTTAACCCGGCATATTCCGGTGACGCGCTGCAAATCGCGGACCGTGTTCGTAGTGAATACGTGCTGGAGGTTACCGGTACCGTCGTCAAGCGGGATGCAGAAACCATTAACGCGAACCTGCCTACTGGTGAAATTGAAGTACGTATTACGGAAATTGAAGTATTGAATGCAGCCAAAACACCTCCATTCTTCATTGAGGATGGCGTGGAAGTAGACGAGTCGCTGCGTTTGAAATACCGTTATCTGGACCTGCGTCGTCCTGAGATGCACCAGACGCTGAGACTGCGTTCCAAAGCAGCAAAAGTATTCCGTGACTTCCTGGACGGAGAAGATTTCATCGAAGTGGAAACACCGATTTTGACGAAAAGCTCGCCGGAGGGTGCTCGTGACTATTTGGTGCCAAGCCGTGTGCATGAGGGCGAGTTCTTTGCATTGCCGCAATCGCCGCAAATTTACAAGCAATTGCTAATGGTGGGTGGCGTAGAGCGCTACTACCAAATTGCACGTTGTTTCCGTGATGAAGACTTGCGTGCTGACCGTCAGCCTGAATTTACCCAGGTCGACATTGAGACCTCCTTCATGCAACAGGATGACTTGTTGCCTATGATGGAGAAGCTTATGGTCAAACTGTTCAAAGAGACGATTGGTGTCGAACTCGAAACACCGTTCCAACGGATTACACATGCAGATGCGATAGACAAGTACGGCTCTGACAAGCCGGATCTGCGTTTTGGCCTTGAGTTAATTAATGTCAATGATATCGTGGCAAGCAGCGGCGTGAAGGTATTTGCTTCTGTAATCGAAAAGGGCGGCGAGGTTAAAGTCCTCAATGCTAAGGGCTGTGGCACATGGAGCCGTAAGGACATTGATGATCTGGGTCCTTATGCTGCACGTTATGGTGCCAAAGGTCTGGCTTGGATTCAAGTGAAAGAAGGCGAATTCAAGGGGCCTATCGTTAAATTCTTTACACCGGAAGAAATCGAAGCTCTGCGAGAGCGTACAGGAGCCGAAGAAGGCGACTTGCTGCTCTTCTCTGCGGATAACAAAAAAGTAGTCGCTGATGTATTGGGCGCGCTTCGTCTGAAAATTGGCCGTCAACTGGGTCTGATCGACGACAACGTATACAAATTTGCATGGGTTGTAGACTTCCCGCTGCTCGGCTATGACGAAGAACAAAAACGTTATGTGGCGGAACACCATCCGTTCACACGTCCGAAGGACGAAGACCTTGCCCTCTTGGATACAGACCCGGGTCAAGTTCGTGCCCAGGCTTATGACATCGTGCTGAACGGCTACGAAGTGGGCGGCGGCTCGATGCGGATCCATAAACGTGATGTTCAGGAAAAAATGTTCAATGCTCTCCGCCTGTCGCCGGAAGAAGTTAAAGATAAATTCGGCTACCTGTTGAATGCGTTCGAATATGGTGCTCCTCCACATGGAGGTATAGCCTTCGGTTTTGACCGTCTTGTAATGCTGCTTGCAGGCCGTACAAACCTGCGTGAAACGATTGCATTCCCGAAAACAGCCAGTGCGACAGACCTGCTTATGGATGCACCATCCGAAGTGGATCAAGCTCAATTGGAGCAGCTTCATATCCGTCTTGCTCCGAAGCCAGTTGCTCCTAAAGCTTAA
- the hisS gene encoding histidine--tRNA ligase, which yields MAFQKPTGTQDLLPGNVERWQVVEEKAREISRRFNYREIRTPMFEQTNLFVRGVGETTDVVEKEMYTFEDKGKRSMTLRPEGTAGVVRSYVENKLYGEPDVTKLYYIGPMFRYERPQAGRQRQFHQFGIEALGAVDPALDAEVIAFGYQFCRELGLKGVKVEINSVGNAASRAAYRQHLVDFLLPIKDTLTKESQARIERNPLRVLDSKDDQDKFGGAPSILDSLDEESSTHFEKVKQNLDAMGVEYTVNPRLVRGLDYYTLTAFEFKAEGIGAIDTIGGGGRYNGLVGDLGGPDQPGIGFGIGLERIQLILEHQGVELNEAKPLDVYMVALGEAAETEVTRQLFKLRQAGFAAERDYLGRKMKAQMKSADRFKARYTAILGEDELVRGEIALKNMETGEQRTVKLDQLVEELG from the coding sequence ATGGCCTTTCAAAAACCGACGGGAACGCAGGATTTGCTGCCGGGCAATGTAGAAAGATGGCAAGTTGTCGAGGAAAAAGCCCGCGAAATTAGCCGCCGCTTTAATTATCGTGAAATCCGTACACCGATGTTCGAGCAAACGAATTTGTTCGTTCGGGGTGTGGGTGAAACAACGGATGTGGTGGAAAAGGAAATGTACACCTTTGAGGATAAAGGAAAACGTAGTATGACTTTACGTCCGGAAGGGACAGCAGGCGTGGTTCGCTCCTATGTGGAGAACAAGCTGTATGGGGAGCCGGATGTAACGAAGCTGTATTATATCGGTCCAATGTTCCGCTATGAGCGTCCACAGGCTGGACGTCAGCGCCAGTTCCACCAATTCGGTATTGAAGCTTTAGGTGCGGTAGATCCTGCACTGGACGCAGAGGTTATCGCTTTCGGGTATCAGTTCTGCCGTGAGTTGGGCTTGAAGGGGGTAAAGGTAGAGATTAACTCAGTCGGCAATGCAGCAAGTCGTGCAGCTTACCGTCAGCATCTGGTAGATTTCCTGTTGCCGATCAAGGATACATTGACCAAGGAGAGCCAAGCGCGTATTGAGCGTAACCCGTTGCGAGTGCTGGATAGCAAGGATGACCAGGACAAATTTGGCGGTGCGCCTTCCATTTTGGATAGCTTGGACGAGGAATCAAGCACGCATTTTGAGAAGGTAAAGCAAAATTTGGACGCCATGGGCGTGGAATATACAGTCAACCCGCGATTGGTACGGGGGCTGGATTACTATACGTTGACCGCGTTCGAATTTAAAGCCGAAGGAATTGGAGCCATTGACACCATCGGTGGAGGCGGACGCTACAACGGATTGGTTGGCGATCTGGGCGGACCGGATCAGCCGGGTATAGGCTTCGGCATCGGACTGGAGCGGATTCAGCTAATCTTGGAGCATCAGGGTGTCGAACTGAACGAAGCCAAGCCGCTGGATGTCTATATGGTGGCGTTGGGTGAAGCGGCAGAAACGGAAGTGACCAGACAGCTGTTCAAGCTGCGCCAAGCCGGATTTGCCGCAGAGCGAGATTATCTGGGTCGCAAAATGAAGGCACAGATGAAATCGGCAGATCGTTTTAAAGCACGATATACTGCGATTTTGGGCGAGGATGAGCTGGTACGCGGTGAAATTGCACTGAAAAACATGGAAACTGGCGAGCAGCGTACCGTCAAGCTGGATCAACTGGTGGAAGAGCTAGGTTAA
- a CDS encoding type 1 glutamine amidotransferase domain-containing protein: MSKIAFLLADQFEDSEMQVPYDELKKAGHEADIIGLKQGEKVNGKQGKVSYTIEKSIADVESSDYDAVVIPGGSSPENLRLDAYVLKFVTEINEAKKTIGAICHGPQILASADLLQGRTITAYPPLKDDLINAGAHFEDREAVVDRNFITSRTPKDEPAFVRELLKVL, translated from the coding sequence ATGAGTAAAATTGCGTTTTTGTTGGCCGACCAATTTGAGGATTCCGAAATGCAAGTGCCCTACGATGAATTAAAGAAAGCCGGACATGAGGCGGATATTATCGGGCTAAAACAAGGCGAAAAGGTGAACGGCAAGCAGGGAAAAGTAAGCTACACCATCGAAAAATCCATTGCGGATGTGGAGTCAAGTGACTATGATGCTGTCGTTATTCCCGGCGGATCATCCCCGGAAAATCTGCGTCTGGATGCGTATGTTCTAAAATTTGTGACTGAAATTAATGAAGCAAAGAAAACGATCGGCGCGATTTGCCACGGTCCGCAAATTTTGGCGAGCGCTGATTTGTTACAGGGACGGACGATTACAGCTTATCCTCCTTTGAAGGATGACTTAATTAATGCGGGTGCGCATTTTGAGGATCGCGAGGCGGTTGTGGACAGAAACTTTATTACGTCTCGTACACCTAAAGATGAGCCTGCTTTTGTGCGTGAGCTGTTGAAGGTACTGTAA
- the dtd gene encoding D-aminoacyl-tRNA deacylase — MKIIIQRCKDAQVAVNQKVVGKIGTGLMLLVGIGQGDTAADAVYLADKTAGLRIFEDTEGKMNDSVLDVGGAILSVSQFTLYGDCRKGRRPNFMGAAKPEEAEKLYDFFNSQLRAKGLEVETGIFGAMMDVSLTNWGPVTLILDSERS; from the coding sequence ATGAAGATTATTATTCAACGCTGTAAAGACGCTCAGGTAGCGGTTAATCAAAAGGTGGTCGGCAAGATCGGAACCGGATTGATGCTGCTGGTTGGTATTGGTCAGGGAGATACGGCGGCCGATGCCGTTTATTTGGCGGACAAAACAGCGGGATTACGTATATTTGAGGATACTGAAGGCAAAATGAACGACAGTGTGCTGGATGTTGGCGGAGCTATTTTGTCCGTTTCTCAGTTTACGCTGTATGGTGACTGCCGTAAGGGCAGAAGACCAAACTTCATGGGGGCGGCCAAGCCTGAGGAAGCAGAGAAGCTGTATGATTTTTTCAACAGTCAGCTAAGAGCAAAAGGCTTGGAGGTCGAGACGGGAATTTTCGGGGCCATGATGGATGTGTCATTGACCAACTGGGGTCCGGTAACGCTGATTCTGGATAGCGAACGTTCGTAA
- a CDS encoding bifunctional (p)ppGpp synthetase/guanosine-3',5'-bis(diphosphate) 3'-pyrophosphohydrolase, with amino-acid sequence MGIEQLLKKAGAYTREADLIRIREAYDFAEQAHSGQTRKSGEPYILHPLAVADIVVNMQMDTISIIAALLHDVVEDTTVSLAQIREHFGDTCAMLVDGLTKLERIQFRSKEEQQNENYRKMFIAMAQDIRVIVIKLADRLHNMRTLKYQSEESQRRIAYETLEIFCPVANRLGISAIKWEMEDIALRYLNPQQYYRIANLMHKKRAEREQFIDNVIERIAEKLEEMGIQADLSGRPKHIYSVFKKMTTKNKQFNEIYDLLAIRIIVDNIKDCYATLGIIHTLWKPMPGRFKDYIAMPKANMYQSLHTTVVGPNGEPTEVQIRTVDMHRTAEFGIAAHWAYKEGNGSNNTNFEDKITFFREILELQNEAKDASEFVESLKMDFFSDLVFVFTPKGEVIELPAGSVPLDFAFRIHTEVGNRTIGSKVNGRIVPLDYRLKTGDIVEIMTSKHSYGPSQDWLKIAQSSHARSKIKQWFKKEKREENVEKGRENLERELRKRDIEPSVWMSDDKLQEVAQKFSFNDIEDMLSAIGFGGITAAQVCTRLTEKLRREQEEARLIELTTEVKEYKPQGERKKTPTNGVSVRGVDNLLVRFARCCNPVPGDDIIGYVTRGRGVSVHRTDCPNIPSGTGEDQARVIEVEWEEAAEVNYSVDIEITGHDRNGLLNEVLQAISENKTSFSAVTGRTDKNKMAMIHITILIRNTDHLHSVVERIKRVKDVYTVHRIMQ; translated from the coding sequence ATGGGGATAGAGCAATTACTTAAAAAGGCCGGGGCCTATACCAGAGAAGCAGATCTTATCCGCATCAGGGAAGCCTACGATTTTGCCGAGCAGGCCCATTCAGGCCAGACTCGCAAGTCCGGTGAACCTTATATTCTGCATCCGCTTGCGGTTGCTGATATCGTCGTTAATATGCAGATGGATACCATCTCCATTATCGCCGCTCTTTTACATGACGTTGTGGAGGATACGACAGTGTCTTTGGCGCAGATTCGCGAGCATTTTGGCGATACATGTGCGATGCTTGTCGATGGTCTGACGAAGCTGGAGCGTATCCAGTTCCGTTCCAAGGAAGAACAACAGAACGAAAATTATCGAAAAATGTTTATTGCCATGGCACAGGACATTCGCGTCATTGTCATCAAGTTGGCGGATCGTCTGCATAACATGCGCACCTTGAAATACCAGTCCGAGGAAAGCCAGCGCCGGATCGCTTATGAAACGTTGGAAATTTTCTGTCCGGTTGCGAACCGACTGGGTATTTCAGCGATTAAATGGGAAATGGAAGATATTGCTTTGCGCTATCTGAATCCTCAGCAATATTATCGCATCGCCAATTTGATGCATAAGAAGCGGGCAGAGCGGGAGCAGTTTATTGATAACGTTATAGAACGCATCGCTGAGAAGCTGGAAGAGATGGGCATTCAGGCCGATCTATCCGGGCGTCCCAAGCATATTTACAGTGTGTTTAAAAAAATGACGACGAAAAACAAGCAATTCAATGAAATATATGATTTGCTGGCGATTCGGATCATTGTGGATAACATTAAGGACTGCTATGCCACACTGGGCATTATCCATACATTGTGGAAGCCGATGCCGGGGCGGTTTAAAGATTATATAGCCATGCCTAAGGCCAACATGTATCAGTCCCTTCATACGACAGTAGTAGGTCCGAATGGCGAACCAACCGAGGTACAGATTCGCACGGTGGATATGCACCGTACTGCTGAGTTCGGGATCGCGGCTCACTGGGCCTACAAAGAAGGAAATGGATCGAATAACACCAATTTTGAGGATAAAATCACCTTTTTTCGCGAAATTCTGGAGTTGCAAAATGAGGCGAAGGACGCGTCGGAATTTGTGGAATCGCTCAAAATGGACTTTTTCTCCGATCTTGTTTTTGTATTTACGCCAAAAGGAGAGGTTATTGAGCTGCCAGCCGGATCGGTTCCGCTGGACTTTGCTTTCCGGATCCATACCGAAGTCGGGAACCGCACAATTGGCTCCAAGGTAAACGGAAGAATTGTGCCGCTGGACTATCGGCTTAAAACCGGCGATATCGTCGAAATTATGACGTCCAAGCATTCTTATGGACCTAGTCAGGACTGGCTCAAAATTGCCCAGTCCTCTCACGCGCGCAGTAAAATCAAGCAGTGGTTCAAGAAGGAAAAGCGTGAGGAGAATGTCGAAAAAGGCCGTGAGAATCTGGAACGCGAGCTGAGAAAACGCGATATAGAGCCTTCGGTGTGGATGAGCGACGACAAGCTTCAGGAAGTTGCGCAAAAGTTTTCTTTTAACGATATCGAGGATATGCTGTCTGCCATCGGCTTCGGTGGAATTACAGCAGCGCAGGTCTGTACACGTTTGACAGAGAAGCTGCGACGAGAGCAAGAAGAGGCGCGGCTGATTGAGCTGACGACCGAGGTCAAGGAATATAAGCCGCAGGGCGAACGGAAAAAAACACCGACCAATGGTGTCAGCGTCAGAGGCGTAGACAATTTGCTCGTTCGTTTTGCACGATGTTGTAACCCTGTGCCGGGAGACGACATTATCGGTTATGTAACACGTGGACGCGGGGTATCTGTTCACCGCACGGATTGTCCTAATATCCCTTCGGGTACGGGCGAAGATCAGGCGCGTGTGATCGAGGTTGAGTGGGAAGAAGCCGCAGAAGTGAATTACAGCGTCGATATTGAGATTACGGGACATGATCGTAACGGCTTGTTGAACGAGGTGCTTCAGGCTATTTCAGAAAATAAAACCAGCTTCTCAGCCGTTACAGGCCGTACGGACAAAAATAAAATGGCGATGATTCACATTACGATTCTCATCCGCAATACGGATCATTTGCACTCTGTTGTTGAACGAATCAAACGGGTGAAAGATGTGTACACTGTTCACCGGATTATGCAATAG